The following proteins come from a genomic window of Salvia hispanica cultivar TCC Black 2014 chromosome 4, UniMelb_Shisp_WGS_1.0, whole genome shotgun sequence:
- the LOC125218697 gene encoding uncharacterized protein C57A10.07 has protein sequence MKPSYSFGASNSPKSFQAYPRRDFDLESGIPKKSRKPKNNLLRMIKSLGNRIHHCVKLHPLLLVFLIFLSIGVAVLILFSVYDGGVRMMSSYGVVDRNADRDIYPFGSLRNLVMVAGHSVYTSSSCEKVDKEDAWFLEPYQKHPGQAATFVTHIERGVEIAAKDDAALLLFSGGETRKEAGPRSEAQSYWTVAESKQWFGKRDSVRSRALTEEHARDSFENLLFSVCRFRELTGTYPHNITVVGYDFKEERFVHLHRSAIRFPEFRFLYSGTASSQNSREAAVKGEALVRSQFQEDPYGCLGALSRKKLGRDPFHRSIPYPNGCPEIKGLFSYCGTAPFPGWLPWA, from the exons ATGAAGCCAAGTTATTCATTTGGAGCTAGCAATAGTCCCAAGTCATTCCAAGCATATCCAAGGAGGGATTTTGACTTGGAATCTGGGATTCCTAAGAAATCACGAAAGCCgaaaaataatctcttgaGAATGATCAAATCACTAGGAAATAGGATACATCATTGTGTTAAACTCCACCCCCTTTTGCTGGTGTTCTTGATTTTCTTGTCAATTGGCGTTGCTGTCCTGATTTTGTTCTCGGTGTATGATGGAGGTGTGAGGATGATGTCTTCTTATGGGGTAGTGGATAGGAATGCAGATAGGGATATCTATCCTTTTGGTAGCCTCAGGAATCTTGTGATGGTGGCCGGGCATTCGGTTTACACGAGTAGTAGCTGCGAGAAGGTGGATAAGGAGGATGCTTGGTTTTTGGAGCCGTATCAGAAGCATCCGGGGCAGGCTGCAACGTTTGTCACGCATATTGAGAGGGGAGTGGAGATTGCAGCCAAGGATGATGCAGCATTGCTCTTGTTTAGTGGAGGTGAGACTCGGAAGGAAGCTGGTCCTCGGAGCGAAGCTCAGAGTTATTGGACCGTGGCAGAGTCCAAGCAATGGTTTG GCAAACGAGACAGCGTGAGAAGTAGAGCACTTACTGAAGAGCATGCTCGAGATAGCTTTGAGAATCTTCTGTTTAGCGTGTGTCGCTTTCGAGAGCTTACGGGCACATATCCACACAACATTACC GTGGTAGGTTACGACTTCAAGGAGGAGAGGTTCGTCCATTTACACCGTTCGGCAATTAGGTTTCCGGAGTTCCGGTTCCTGTATTCAGGCACGGCGTCCTCCCAAAACTCGAGAGAAGCTGCAGTGAAAGGCGAAGCACTGGTGAGGTCTCAGTTCCAAGAAGATCCTTATGGTTGTTTAGGCGCGTTGAGTCGCAAAAAGCTCGGGCGCGATCCCTTTCACCGGTCGATCCCGTACCCTAATGGATGCCCGGAAATCAAGGGGTTGTTCAGTTATTGTGGAACTGCACCATTTCCTGGTTGGCTGCCTTGGGCTTAA
- the LOC125222969 gene encoding protein LAZ1 homolog 1 isoform X1 yields the protein MRWKGVLVSLLCLATSGESTDVISRFSSIALGTETSSLYKWTVASAGIFVAVALLLSTFLIFEHLAAYNKPEEQKFLVGLILMVPVYAVESFLSLLNEDAAFNCEVIRDCYEAFALYCFERYLIACLGGEESTIEFMENQNWITSSLPIIDETYAYGVVEHPFPLNCCLRDWKLGSEFYQGVKIGIVQYMLLKLICALLAMLFQSLGVYGDGKFEWGYAYPYLAVVLNFSQTWALYCLVQFYSVTKNKLAPIKPLAKFLTFKSIVFLTWWQGVAVAFLFSFGALQGSLALVLKARIQDYIICIEMGIAAVVHLYVFPAVPYKRGERCVKNVAVLTDYASLGTPPDPEEVRDSERSTRVRFSRQEDRVQTPKLHQSVRDVVIGSGEIIVDDMKFTVSHVVEPVERGLAKINKTFHKISENVKRYDEERKKSKDDTHLVPLISGKEFSDVHDNLPEGSLSDSGVSDGKRHQYKSRSSSWLKHR from the exons ATGCGGTGGAAAGGGGTGTTAGTATCGTTACTATGTCTTGCCACTTCGGGTGAATCAACAGACGTGATTTCTAGATTTTCTTCTATAGCTTTGGGTACTGAGACGTCTTCCCTGTACAAATGGACGGTTGCCAGTGCGGGGATATTCGTGGCTGTGGCTCTTCTTTTGTCAACGTTTCTCATCTTTGAGCATTTAGCTGCGTACAATAAGCCGGAG GAGCAAAAATTTTTGGTTGGCCTGATTCTGATGGTTCCTGTTTATGCAGTGGAATCG TTCTTGTCGTTATTGAATGAAGATGCTGCTTTTAACTGTGAAGTTATCCGGGATTGTTATGAAGCTTTTGCTTTGTATTGCTTTGAGAGATATCTCATAGCCTGCTTAG GCGGGGAGGAAAGTACCATTGAATTTATGGAAAACCAGAATTGGATCACTTCCAGCCTACCTATTATAGATGAAACTTATGCTTATGGAGTTGTAGAGCACCCTTTTCCATTGAATTGTTGTCTGAGGGATTGGAAGCTCGGCTCCGAGTTCTATCAAGGCGTGAAAATTGGCATCGTTCAATAT ATGTTACTGAAGCTGATATGTGCCTTACTAGCAATGCTCTTTCAGTCTTTGGGTGTATATGGAGATGGAAAGTTTGAATGGGGTTATGC TTATCCATATTTGGCAGTTGTTCTCAACTTCAGTCAGACTTGGGCCTTGTATTGCCTTGTGCAATTCTATTCTGTTACCAAGAATAAGTTGGCACCTATTAAACCTTTGGCTAAGTTTCTGACATTTAAGTCGATTGTGTTCTTGACATGGTGGCAAGGTGTTGCCGtagcttttcttttctcttttggaGCTCTGCAAGGGTCGCTAGCACTGGTTCTGAAAGCACGTATACAAGACTATATTATCTGTATTGAG ATGGGCATTGCTGCTGTGGTACATCTTTATGTGTTTCCAGCTGTACCTTACAAACGTGGAGAGAGATGTGTAAAAAATGTAGCTGTGCTGACAGATTATGCATCTTTAGGAACTCCACCAGATCCAGAGGAGGTTCGAGATAGTGAACGATCAACTAGAGTTCGCTTTTCTCGGCAAGAAGACAGAGTGCAAACTCCAAAGCTGCATCAGAGTGTTCGTGATGTGGTCATCGGCAGTGGTGAAATT ATTGTCGATGACATGAAGTTCACAGTATCACACGTTGTAGAACCGGTTGAAAGAGGCCTTGCAAAGATCAACAAAACTTTCCATAAGATATCTGAAAATGTGAAACGGTATGATGAGGAGCGTAAGAAGTCCAAAGATGATACCCATCTCGTCCCTCTGATCTCAGGAAAAGAATTCTCGGACGTGCATGACAACCTTCCTGAAGGCAGCTTGAGTGACAGTGGTGTTTCCGATGGGAAGAGGCATCAGTACAAATCTAGAAGTTCGTCTTGGTTGAAACACAgataa
- the LOC125222969 gene encoding protein LAZ1 homolog 1 isoform X3, which yields MRWKGVLVSLLCLATSGESTDVISRFSSIALGTETSSLYKWTVASAGIFVAVALLLSTFLIFEHLAAYNKPEEQKFLVGLILMVPVYAVESFLSLLNEDAAFNCEVIRDCYEAFALYCFERYLIACLGGEESTIEFMENQNWITSSLPIIDETYAYGVVEHPFPLNCCLRDWKLGSEFYQGVKIGIVQYMLLKLICALLAMLFQSLGVYGDGKFEWGYAYPYLAVVLNFSQTWALYCLVQFYSVTKNKLAPIKPLAKFLTFKSIVFLTWWQGVAVAFLFSFGALQGSLALVLKARIQDYIICIEELHQIQRRFEIVNDQLEFAFLGKKTECKLQSCIRVFVMWSSAVVKLLSMT from the exons ATGCGGTGGAAAGGGGTGTTAGTATCGTTACTATGTCTTGCCACTTCGGGTGAATCAACAGACGTGATTTCTAGATTTTCTTCTATAGCTTTGGGTACTGAGACGTCTTCCCTGTACAAATGGACGGTTGCCAGTGCGGGGATATTCGTGGCTGTGGCTCTTCTTTTGTCAACGTTTCTCATCTTTGAGCATTTAGCTGCGTACAATAAGCCGGAG GAGCAAAAATTTTTGGTTGGCCTGATTCTGATGGTTCCTGTTTATGCAGTGGAATCG TTCTTGTCGTTATTGAATGAAGATGCTGCTTTTAACTGTGAAGTTATCCGGGATTGTTATGAAGCTTTTGCTTTGTATTGCTTTGAGAGATATCTCATAGCCTGCTTAG GCGGGGAGGAAAGTACCATTGAATTTATGGAAAACCAGAATTGGATCACTTCCAGCCTACCTATTATAGATGAAACTTATGCTTATGGAGTTGTAGAGCACCCTTTTCCATTGAATTGTTGTCTGAGGGATTGGAAGCTCGGCTCCGAGTTCTATCAAGGCGTGAAAATTGGCATCGTTCAATAT ATGTTACTGAAGCTGATATGTGCCTTACTAGCAATGCTCTTTCAGTCTTTGGGTGTATATGGAGATGGAAAGTTTGAATGGGGTTATGC TTATCCATATTTGGCAGTTGTTCTCAACTTCAGTCAGACTTGGGCCTTGTATTGCCTTGTGCAATTCTATTCTGTTACCAAGAATAAGTTGGCACCTATTAAACCTTTGGCTAAGTTTCTGACATTTAAGTCGATTGTGTTCTTGACATGGTGGCAAGGTGTTGCCGtagcttttcttttctcttttggaGCTCTGCAAGGGTCGCTAGCACTGGTTCTGAAAGCACGTATACAAGACTATATTATCTGTATTGAG GAACTCCACCAGATCCAGAGGAGGTTCGAGATAGTGAACGATCAACTAGAGTTCGCTTTTCTCGGCAAGAAGACAGAGTGCAAACTCCAAAGCTGCATCAGAGTGTTCGTGATGTGGTCATCGGCAGTGGTGAAATT ATTGTCGATGACATGA
- the LOC125222969 gene encoding protein LAZ1 homolog 1 isoform X2 yields MRWKGVLVSLLCLATSGESTDVISRFSSIALGTETSSLYKWTVASAGIFVAVALLLSTFLIFEHLAAYNKPEEQKFLVGLILMVPVYAVESFLSLLNEDAAFNCEVIRDCYEAFALYCFERYLIACLGGEESTIEFMENQNWITSSLPIIDETYAYGVVEHPFPLNCCLRDWKLGSEFYQGVKIGIVQYMLLKLICALLAMLFQSLGVYGDGKFEWGYAYPYLAVVLNFSQTWALYCLVQFYSVTKNKLAPIKPLAKFLTFKSIVFLTWWQGVAVAFLFSFGALQGSLALVLKARIQDYIICIEMGIAAVELHQIQRRFEIVNDQLEFAFLGKKTECKLQSCIRVFVMWSSAVVKLLSMT; encoded by the exons ATGCGGTGGAAAGGGGTGTTAGTATCGTTACTATGTCTTGCCACTTCGGGTGAATCAACAGACGTGATTTCTAGATTTTCTTCTATAGCTTTGGGTACTGAGACGTCTTCCCTGTACAAATGGACGGTTGCCAGTGCGGGGATATTCGTGGCTGTGGCTCTTCTTTTGTCAACGTTTCTCATCTTTGAGCATTTAGCTGCGTACAATAAGCCGGAG GAGCAAAAATTTTTGGTTGGCCTGATTCTGATGGTTCCTGTTTATGCAGTGGAATCG TTCTTGTCGTTATTGAATGAAGATGCTGCTTTTAACTGTGAAGTTATCCGGGATTGTTATGAAGCTTTTGCTTTGTATTGCTTTGAGAGATATCTCATAGCCTGCTTAG GCGGGGAGGAAAGTACCATTGAATTTATGGAAAACCAGAATTGGATCACTTCCAGCCTACCTATTATAGATGAAACTTATGCTTATGGAGTTGTAGAGCACCCTTTTCCATTGAATTGTTGTCTGAGGGATTGGAAGCTCGGCTCCGAGTTCTATCAAGGCGTGAAAATTGGCATCGTTCAATAT ATGTTACTGAAGCTGATATGTGCCTTACTAGCAATGCTCTTTCAGTCTTTGGGTGTATATGGAGATGGAAAGTTTGAATGGGGTTATGC TTATCCATATTTGGCAGTTGTTCTCAACTTCAGTCAGACTTGGGCCTTGTATTGCCTTGTGCAATTCTATTCTGTTACCAAGAATAAGTTGGCACCTATTAAACCTTTGGCTAAGTTTCTGACATTTAAGTCGATTGTGTTCTTGACATGGTGGCAAGGTGTTGCCGtagcttttcttttctcttttggaGCTCTGCAAGGGTCGCTAGCACTGGTTCTGAAAGCACGTATACAAGACTATATTATCTGTATTGAG ATGGGCATTGCTGCTGTG GAACTCCACCAGATCCAGAGGAGGTTCGAGATAGTGAACGATCAACTAGAGTTCGCTTTTCTCGGCAAGAAGACAGAGTGCAAACTCCAAAGCTGCATCAGAGTGTTCGTGATGTGGTCATCGGCAGTGGTGAAATT ATTGTCGATGACATGA
- the LOC125222969 gene encoding protein LAZ1 homolog 1 isoform X4, translated as MRWKGVLVSLLCLATSGESTDVISRFSSIALGTETSSLYKWTVASAGIFVAVALLLSTFLIFEHLAAYNKPEEQKFLVGLILMVPVYAVESFLSLLNEDAAFNCEVIRDCYEAFALYCFERYLIACLGGEESTIEFMENQNWITSSLPIIDETYAYGVVEHPFPLNCCLRDWKLGSEFYQGVKIGIVQYMLLKLICALLAMLFQSLGVYGDGKFEWGYAYPYLAVVLNFSQTWALYCLVQFYSVTKNKLAPIKPLAKFLTFKSIVFLTWWQGVAVAFLFSFGALQGSLALVLKARIQDYIICIEMGIAAVIMHL; from the exons ATGCGGTGGAAAGGGGTGTTAGTATCGTTACTATGTCTTGCCACTTCGGGTGAATCAACAGACGTGATTTCTAGATTTTCTTCTATAGCTTTGGGTACTGAGACGTCTTCCCTGTACAAATGGACGGTTGCCAGTGCGGGGATATTCGTGGCTGTGGCTCTTCTTTTGTCAACGTTTCTCATCTTTGAGCATTTAGCTGCGTACAATAAGCCGGAG GAGCAAAAATTTTTGGTTGGCCTGATTCTGATGGTTCCTGTTTATGCAGTGGAATCG TTCTTGTCGTTATTGAATGAAGATGCTGCTTTTAACTGTGAAGTTATCCGGGATTGTTATGAAGCTTTTGCTTTGTATTGCTTTGAGAGATATCTCATAGCCTGCTTAG GCGGGGAGGAAAGTACCATTGAATTTATGGAAAACCAGAATTGGATCACTTCCAGCCTACCTATTATAGATGAAACTTATGCTTATGGAGTTGTAGAGCACCCTTTTCCATTGAATTGTTGTCTGAGGGATTGGAAGCTCGGCTCCGAGTTCTATCAAGGCGTGAAAATTGGCATCGTTCAATAT ATGTTACTGAAGCTGATATGTGCCTTACTAGCAATGCTCTTTCAGTCTTTGGGTGTATATGGAGATGGAAAGTTTGAATGGGGTTATGC TTATCCATATTTGGCAGTTGTTCTCAACTTCAGTCAGACTTGGGCCTTGTATTGCCTTGTGCAATTCTATTCTGTTACCAAGAATAAGTTGGCACCTATTAAACCTTTGGCTAAGTTTCTGACATTTAAGTCGATTGTGTTCTTGACATGGTGGCAAGGTGTTGCCGtagcttttcttttctcttttggaGCTCTGCAAGGGTCGCTAGCACTGGTTCTGAAAGCACGTATACAAGACTATATTATCTGTATTGAG ATGGGCATTGCTGCTGTG ATTATGCATCTTTAG
- the LOC125218114 gene encoding vacuolar protein sorting-associated protein 45 homolog: protein MVLISVVRDYINRMLHDISGMKVLILDSQTVSVVSVVYSQSELLQKEVFLVELVDSISMSKEPMMHLKAVYFLRPTSENVVLVRRQLNHPRFGEYHLFFSNMLKDTQLHNLADADEHEVVQQVQEFYADFVALDSHHFSLNIPSNHMYMLPAVVDPSGLQHFCDQAIDGIAAIFLALKRRPVIRYSQTSDIAKRIAQEAMKLMYQQESGLFDFRRSEVSPLLLILDRRDDPVTPLLNQWTYQAMVHELIGIQDNKVDLRNIGKASKDHKEVVLSSEQDPFFKANMYENFGDIGMNIKKLVDDFQQIAKSNQNIQTIEDMAKFVDNYPEYRKMHGNVSKHVTLVTEMSRIVEERKLMLVSQTEQDLACNGGQGAAFEAVTNLLNNENVSDIDRLRLVMLYALRYEKESPVQLMQLFNKLAAQSPKYKPGLVQFLLKQAGVDRRTGDLYGNRDLLNYALNMARGLKGVENVYTQHQPLLSQTMESITKGRMRDVDYPYIGNHFQQARPQDVIIFIVGGTTYEEARVVSLQNATNSGIRFILGGSAILNSKRFLRDLEEAQRIIRTSTNVI from the exons ATGGTGCTGATTTCGGTTGTACGAGATTACATCAATCGAATGCTACATGACATTTCCGGCATGAAAGTTCTCATCCTCGACTCTCAAACG GTTAGCGTTGTGAGTGTTGTGTATTCACAGTCAGAGCTGCTTCAGAAAGAAGTGTTTCTTGTGGAGCTTGTGGATTCAATTTCGATGTCAAAAGAACCCATGATGCACCTGAAAGCTGTCTATTTTCTCCGTCCAACATCTGAGAACGTAGTTCTTGTGAGACGTCAGCTGAATCATCCTCGGTTTGGAGAGTACCACCTAT TTTTCTCCAATATGTTGAAAGACACTCAGCTGCACAATTTGGCTGACGCAGATGAGCATGAAGTAGTTCAACAAGTGCAG GAGTTCTATGCTGACTTTGTTGCACTTGATTCCCATCATTTCTCCTTAAATATTCCATCAAACCATATGTATATGCTTCCAGCCGTGGTGGATCCATCAGGTTTACAGCACTTTTGTGACCAAGCTATTGATGGGATTGCTGCCATCTTCCTGGCTCTAAAACGTAGACCTGTTATTCGTTATTCACAGACATCTGATATAGCCAAAAGGATAGCACAAGAAGCGATG AAGCTGATGTATCAGCAGGAGAGTGGTCTTTTTGATTTTCGGCGTTCAGAGGTTTCTCCGTTGTTGCTTATTCTCGATAGGCGAGATGATCCAGTGACTCCTCTTCTCAATCAATGGACATATCAG GCCATGGTTCATGAATTAATAGGCATTCAAGACAATAAAGTAGATCTCAGAAACATTGGCAAGGCATCAAAGGACCACAAG GAGGTTGTACTGTCTTCTGAGCAAGATCCCTTTTTCAAAGCCAACATGTATGAGAATTTTGGAGATATTGGgatgaatataaaaaagttggtggatgATTTCCAGCAAATTGCAAAAAGTAATCAGAATATCCAGACAATAG AGGACATGGCTAAATTTGTTGACAACTACCCAGAATACAGAAAAATGCATGGCAATGTTTCCAAGCATGTGACATTGGTTACCGAAATGAGTAGGATTGTTGAAGAGCGGAAACTAATGTTAGTCTCACAAACAGAACAAGATTTAGCCTGTAATGGTGGGCAAGGGGCAGCGTTTGAG GCTGTTACAAACCtgttaaataatgaaaatgtcTCGGATATTGACCGACTGCGCTTAGTCATGCTGTATGCTTTGCGGTATGAGAAAGAAAGCCCCGTCCAGCTGATgcaattattcaataaattggCAGCTCAATCTCCGAAGTATAAACCAGGG CTTGTGCAATTCCTACTGAAGCAAGCTGGTGTTGATAGGCGAACTGGAGATCTTTATGGGAACAGAGATCTGCTCAATTATGCTCTTAATATGGCTCGCGGACTCAAA GGAGTGGAGAATGTATACACTCAGCATCAGCCCCTGCTATCTCAGACGATGGAGAGCATTACTAAAGGACGTATGAGAGATGTGGACTACCCTTACATCGGAAACCATTTCCAACAAGCTAG GCCTCAGGATGTCATAATTTTCATTGTGGGCGGAACTACTTATGAGGAGGCCCGCGTGGTTTCCCTCCAAAACGCTACGAATTCTGGAATTCGTTTCATCCTTGGTGGTTCAGCAATCCTCAATTCAAAGAG GTTTCTGAGGGACCTCGAGGAAGCACAGAGAATCATTCGGACAAGCACAAATGTGATATGA